Proteins co-encoded in one Acidovorax sp. 69 genomic window:
- the apaG gene encoding Co2+/Mg2+ efflux protein ApaG — protein sequence MPKYQFDVEVLPEYLPEQSAPDTGIFSFAYTITVTNAGDAPAQLISRHWIISDARGHTEEVKGLGVVGQQPLLKPGESFQYTSGCRLRTSSGTMHGTFHCVAEDGEPFNTPVPLFVLEAINHGPSGEPLSGRVLH from the coding sequence ATGCCAAAGTACCAGTTTGACGTGGAAGTGCTGCCTGAATACCTGCCCGAGCAATCTGCGCCGGACACCGGGATTTTCAGCTTCGCGTACACCATCACCGTCACCAACGCCGGGGACGCGCCCGCACAGTTGATTTCCAGGCACTGGATCATCAGCGACGCACGCGGCCACACCGAGGAGGTCAAGGGCTTGGGCGTCGTGGGTCAACAACCACTGCTCAAGCCCGGAGAGTCGTTTCAGTACACCAGTGGCTGCCGACTGCGCACCTCCAGTGGCACCATGCACGGCACCTTCCATTGCGTGGCCGAAGATGGCGAGCCCTTCAACACCCCCGTGCCGCTGTTCGTACTGGAGGCCATCAATCACGGCCCTTCGGGTGAGCCGCTGAGCGGCCGGGTGCTGCATTGA
- a CDS encoding GspH/FimT family pseudopilin, producing the protein MRFAIRNSALGFTLIELMVTVALLAVLLSLAAPSFQALLETQRMRAAAFDLMADLTLARNEALKRGDLANPVTLRPTSGDATHWESGWSVMVGTEVVSRKNSLGNGVTFTGPALVTFDRNGRVSSATTVARFALVNSSANRSRCISLDPSGRPKSATTACPP; encoded by the coding sequence ATGCGCTTCGCAATACGCAACTCTGCCCTCGGCTTTACGCTCATAGAGCTGATGGTGACAGTGGCTTTGCTGGCGGTATTACTGTCTTTGGCGGCGCCGTCCTTCCAGGCCCTGCTAGAGACGCAACGGATGCGTGCCGCAGCCTTCGATCTGATGGCGGACCTGACCCTGGCCCGCAACGAAGCACTTAAACGCGGAGACCTTGCCAACCCGGTCACGCTTCGCCCCACTTCAGGTGACGCAACCCATTGGGAGTCGGGCTGGAGCGTGATGGTTGGGACAGAGGTCGTGAGCCGAAAGAATTCCCTGGGCAACGGCGTCACGTTCACGGGCCCCGCGCTTGTGACATTCGATCGCAATGGCCGCGTATCGAGCGCCACCACAGTCGCACGGTTTGCATTGGTGAACAGCAGTGCCAATCGCAGTCGCTGCATTTCCCTCGACCCATCCGGTCGCCCCAAGAGTGCCACCACGGCATGCCCGCCATGA
- a CDS encoding pilus assembly protein: protein MQGFTTRQLRRWTVLAIGLAAALPSLAQYTSDIDIYSGTSTSDPPNVLILLDNTANWNSAFTNEIAAMVSTIRALPVSKFRVGLMLFTETGNPNNNVDGGYMRAAIRPLDADYKGKLTNMLLSLDKLGDKSNGGKAGKTMAEAYYYFTGAAPNSGNNKVKADYTGNTTGTAFSNAIYAQPDNALLSFAGSPYRSPLVDACARNYIIYISNGAAQDNSSDNTDASTRLSAAYTAASMARPADITDLSPNGSQSNFADEWSRFMKQSPSNITTYTMDVDRITTGQGPGWSALLGSMAVNSGGEYFAASSSGTDIAEKLLSIFNQLQAKDSVFSSASLPVSVNARGTYQNQVFMGMFRPDPDSHPRWRGNLKQYQFGYDVPTDTLFLAGADGKAAVSGASGFISPTAISYWTSPSTFWAKELLGTPPSASDSPDGEIVEKGGVAQLIRSTYATNQTSRNLYTCISCAAGTNLSTNTSASFKASNSSLTSSLDTNTINWVRGTNNAGEVGPTTTPATTIRPSVHGDILHSRPAVVNYGGTTGVVVFYGSNDGMLRAISGNQSGTDAGKELWGFIPEEHFGKLKRLRDNTPDIRLSTTLVLDETSTSKPTPRDYFVDGPISVYQKVNADGSNAKVYMYVGMRRGGRFIYALDVTDPTQPKFLWKKSNTDTDTRFNVLGQTWSEPRVTKIKGRTDPVLVMGGGYDAAAEDAATSGTTTMGNAIYVLDAFTGAVLKRFDTARSVPADVTLVDSDNDGYTDRAYAVDTGGNIYRIDLETPTSTAVADWGIYKLAALAGTDTRKFFYAPDVVPTKTFTAVQVGSGDREKPLKNTADASDAFFTVFDDRTAKGTATGFTAIVPGSLGRSGSTTADMTNGCYIPMTAGEKVVNAATTFRGQTYFGTNKPTPPSDMCSANLGEARTYAAPLFCRAPTSQKLNGGGLPPSPVAGFVTITYTQTNADGTTSEVTKQKEFVIGAPNAKESGIEAGKSTATLGVPRKRRFWYQENAR, encoded by the coding sequence ATGCAAGGCTTCACAACCCGTCAACTGCGCAGGTGGACCGTTCTGGCCATAGGGCTTGCGGCCGCGCTGCCCAGTCTGGCCCAATACACCAGCGATATCGACATCTACAGTGGGACGTCCACTTCAGACCCGCCCAACGTGCTCATCCTGCTGGACAACACGGCCAACTGGAACAGCGCATTTACCAACGAAATAGCTGCGATGGTCAGCACGATCAGGGCACTGCCCGTCAGCAAATTTCGTGTAGGCCTCATGCTGTTCACGGAAACCGGTAACCCCAACAACAATGTCGATGGCGGCTACATGCGCGCTGCTATCCGCCCGCTGGACGCCGACTACAAGGGCAAGCTCACCAACATGCTCCTCAGTCTGGACAAGCTGGGGGACAAGTCCAATGGCGGGAAAGCCGGCAAAACCATGGCCGAGGCTTACTACTATTTCACAGGCGCGGCGCCCAACTCCGGCAACAACAAGGTCAAGGCGGACTACACAGGCAACACCACCGGCACGGCGTTCTCGAACGCCATCTACGCCCAACCGGACAATGCCCTGCTCTCTTTCGCGGGCTCGCCCTACCGTAGCCCACTGGTCGATGCTTGTGCCCGCAACTACATCATCTACATCAGCAACGGAGCAGCGCAAGACAACAGCAGTGACAACACGGATGCATCGACCCGTCTGTCTGCCGCGTACACCGCCGCCAGCATGGCACGCCCGGCAGACATCACTGATCTCTCGCCCAATGGCTCACAAAGCAACTTTGCCGATGAATGGTCGCGCTTCATGAAGCAGTCGCCTAGCAACATCACCACGTACACCATGGACGTGGACCGCATCACCACGGGGCAGGGCCCAGGGTGGAGCGCATTGCTGGGGAGCATGGCCGTGAACAGCGGCGGTGAATATTTTGCCGCCAGCTCTTCGGGCACCGATATCGCCGAAAAACTGCTGTCCATCTTCAACCAGCTCCAGGCCAAGGACAGTGTGTTTTCGTCTGCCAGTCTGCCCGTCAGCGTAAACGCCCGCGGCACCTACCAGAACCAGGTATTCATGGGCATGTTCCGCCCCGATCCCGACTCGCACCCCCGCTGGCGCGGCAACCTCAAGCAGTACCAGTTCGGATATGACGTGCCCACGGACACCTTGTTTCTCGCAGGCGCTGATGGAAAGGCCGCCGTCAGCGGCGCATCTGGGTTCATTTCACCTACCGCGATCTCCTACTGGACCTCTCCGAGCACTTTCTGGGCCAAAGAGTTGTTGGGCACACCACCCAGCGCATCTGACTCGCCAGACGGGGAAATTGTTGAAAAGGGGGGCGTGGCACAGTTGATCCGCAGCACCTATGCAACCAACCAGACATCGCGGAACCTGTACACCTGTATCAGTTGCGCTGCTGGAACCAATCTATCGACCAACACGTCGGCCAGTTTCAAGGCATCCAACTCATCCCTGACTTCCAGTCTGGACACAAACACCATCAACTGGGTACGCGGCACCAACAACGCCGGCGAAGTAGGTCCCACGACCACGCCAGCCACAACCATCCGGCCCAGCGTGCACGGCGACATCCTGCATTCACGCCCTGCCGTGGTGAACTACGGCGGCACTACGGGGGTCGTCGTTTTCTATGGGTCGAACGACGGCATGCTTCGCGCCATCAGTGGCAATCAGAGTGGCACGGATGCTGGCAAAGAGCTTTGGGGGTTCATCCCAGAAGAACACTTTGGAAAGCTCAAACGCCTGCGCGACAACACCCCCGACATACGTTTGTCCACCACGCTAGTTCTGGACGAAACATCCACGAGCAAGCCCACGCCACGGGATTATTTTGTCGATGGACCCATCAGCGTTTACCAGAAAGTGAATGCGGATGGATCCAATGCCAAGGTGTACATGTATGTCGGCATGCGGCGCGGCGGGCGCTTCATCTATGCGCTCGACGTTACAGACCCCACTCAGCCCAAGTTCCTCTGGAAGAAGTCAAACACGGACACGGACACCCGTTTCAACGTACTGGGTCAGACATGGTCAGAACCGCGCGTCACCAAGATCAAGGGGCGCACTGACCCGGTGCTGGTAATGGGCGGCGGCTACGATGCGGCAGCTGAAGACGCGGCCACATCCGGCACCACCACCATGGGCAACGCCATTTATGTGCTGGACGCCTTCACAGGCGCCGTGCTCAAGCGGTTTGATACAGCACGCAGCGTTCCGGCCGATGTTACGCTTGTCGACTCTGACAATGACGGCTACACCGACCGCGCTTACGCCGTAGACACCGGCGGCAACATCTACCGCATCGATCTGGAGACGCCCACGTCTACTGCCGTTGCGGATTGGGGCATCTACAAGCTGGCAGCCTTGGCGGGGACGGATACACGCAAATTTTTCTACGCCCCTGACGTGGTGCCGACAAAAACCTTCACGGCCGTTCAGGTTGGATCTGGTGACCGGGAAAAACCGCTCAAGAACACCGCAGATGCTTCTGACGCCTTTTTCACCGTGTTTGATGACCGCACCGCAAAAGGCACTGCCACCGGCTTCACCGCGATTGTTCCTGGATCACTTGGGCGGTCGGGCAGCACCACCGCCGACATGACCAATGGTTGCTATATCCCCATGACAGCCGGCGAAAAGGTCGTGAACGCAGCCACCACCTTCCGAGGCCAGACCTACTTCGGCACCAACAAGCCAACCCCCCCAAGCGATATGTGCTCGGCCAACCTCGGCGAAGCGCGTACCTACGCGGCGCCCCTGTTCTGCAGGGCCCCCACCAGCCAGAAACTCAATGGCGGCGGACTCCCCCCCAGTCCCGTGGCAGGGTTTGTGACCATCACTTACACCCAAACCAACGCAGACGGCACTACGTCGGAAGTGACCAAGCAAAAGGAGTTCGTGATCGGAGCGCCAAACGCCAAGGAGTCAGGCATTGAAGCAGGGAAGTCCACAGCGACCTTGGGTGTCCCTCGCAAGCGCCGCTTCTGGTACCAAGAAAACGCGCGTTGA
- the pilV gene encoding type IV pilus modification protein PilV encodes MKKLIPPLQQGVALIEALIAMLIVAFGVLGFVGLQARTTVANLEGYQRSQALILVNDMVERMKLNRINAATYVSSNIGTTAPGDCTNVALTASQKDICEWATTLQGAGEVQGGTKVGAMLNARGCITNPATNQYLIAVAWQGLQPSGAPTNTCGQNAYSSEDTRRVVSVVMQVAQLVDPAP; translated from the coding sequence ATGAAGAAACTCATCCCTCCTCTTCAACAGGGCGTCGCGTTGATCGAGGCTCTGATTGCCATGCTTATCGTGGCATTTGGCGTATTGGGTTTCGTGGGTCTGCAAGCGCGAACCACGGTGGCCAATCTAGAAGGCTACCAGCGCTCCCAAGCACTCATCCTGGTCAACGACATGGTCGAGCGCATGAAATTGAACCGTATCAATGCCGCGACTTACGTGAGCAGCAATATCGGCACTACCGCACCAGGCGATTGCACGAATGTGGCACTCACAGCATCCCAAAAAGACATTTGCGAATGGGCTACAACTCTCCAGGGCGCAGGGGAAGTACAGGGAGGGACAAAGGTCGGCGCCATGCTGAATGCGCGCGGTTGCATTACGAATCCAGCCACCAACCAATACCTCATCGCCGTGGCATGGCAAGGCTTGCAGCCCAGCGGGGCTCCCACCAACACCTGCGGCCAGAACGCGTACAGCAGCGAAGACACACGGCGTGTCGTTTCCGTTGTTATGCAAGTAGCCCAACTCGTCGACCCCGCGCCCTGA
- a CDS encoding PilW family protein: protein MKHANVHPRPQLPSLQQRGFSLVELMVGLAIGLVLVAGLSLLFASSSRSGNELEKSIRQIENGRYAVELLHDDINLAGFYGEVPTDFLGYTTPDVCATALLNLGFDKTTPSDPKVPLPIMGLTAAQAQALPTACIANHKAGTIAFAVHRLGADSVMPAAMTASSPYVQTSRCVTDPVADPFFVSTTTSDFTLKNLQCTGVNQVRPYVSRIYYIADCNECGNDTTPTLKMAELRGAQMVTVPLVEGIENLVLEYGFDTTDPADANPANDASKGSPDVFLTGLSGVVGARDNEWANVVAVRLHLLSRTTEKSSDYSDSGKTYALGPASVSGDSSGFKRRVYTTTVRLTNVAGLREVPPSAPPASSP from the coding sequence ATGAAGCACGCAAACGTACATCCCCGCCCACAGTTGCCAAGCCTGCAGCAGCGCGGATTTTCATTGGTGGAATTGATGGTAGGTCTTGCCATCGGTCTGGTGCTGGTCGCAGGGTTGTCCCTGCTGTTCGCCAGCAGCAGCCGGTCAGGCAATGAATTGGAAAAAAGCATCCGGCAGATCGAAAACGGCCGCTACGCTGTCGAACTGCTGCACGACGACATCAACCTTGCGGGCTTCTACGGCGAAGTGCCGACAGACTTCCTGGGTTACACCACGCCCGATGTGTGCGCAACAGCCTTGCTGAATCTCGGCTTTGACAAAACCACCCCCTCAGACCCCAAGGTGCCGCTGCCCATCATGGGGTTGACAGCAGCACAGGCCCAGGCGCTGCCCACAGCCTGTATCGCGAACCACAAGGCCGGAACGATTGCATTTGCCGTACATCGTCTGGGAGCAGATTCTGTGATGCCTGCAGCCATGACGGCCAGTAGCCCTTATGTGCAGACCTCCCGCTGCGTTACCGACCCCGTTGCTGACCCTTTCTTTGTGTCCACAACGACGAGTGATTTCACGCTCAAGAACTTGCAATGCACGGGGGTCAACCAGGTCCGTCCGTACGTGTCCCGTATTTACTACATCGCAGACTGCAACGAATGCGGCAACGACACCACCCCCACCCTCAAGATGGCGGAACTGCGAGGAGCCCAGATGGTGACGGTGCCGCTGGTGGAAGGCATCGAGAATCTTGTCCTCGAATATGGTTTCGACACCACAGACCCCGCCGATGCCAACCCCGCTAACGACGCGAGCAAAGGCAGCCCTGACGTGTTCCTCACCGGATTGAGTGGCGTGGTCGGCGCGCGTGACAACGAATGGGCCAATGTGGTGGCAGTGCGTCTACATCTGCTGTCCAGAACGACTGAGAAGTCTTCGGACTACAGCGACAGCGGAAAAACCTATGCACTCGGGCCGGCCAGCGTCTCCGGAGACAGCAGTGGCTTCAAGCGCCGTGTGTACACCACCACGGTGCGCCTTACCAATGTGGCGGGTCTGCGGGAAGTTCCCCCCTCCGCCCCGCCAGCGTCATCACCATGA
- a CDS encoding cation:proton antiporter, whose protein sequence is MNEILSFWAQWLRPSAGLPTVQWSLLLAVAAMAGYLTQRHTGLPKVVGYSLVGTVAGLAGFSGAVWPLQGIGLFLLELGIAIVLFECGGRIPLRWFRHNPMVLVQSITESVLTYFAVYWVLVWLQLPPQAAGPLALVALAASPAVLTRVVADTRAAGPVTERAIVLTTLSTLYALTLGSAKAELINRQSVTVLETVYPVVVVLGVSIVVAAVLALVLRMALRFMSPTSENTSMLFLALVAAGTAVAAHMGGSAPLAALLGGMLLKQLNPRPWAWPRQLGNASSLLTMLMFVLVSTVAAQADWSAPVAGVVLALIAVRLLAKAMGVALGNVGSGASWKQALWVGCAMTPMSSIALLIASQFVLASPSTGHVIAGVALPAILLMEVFGAVIATVAIYRAGESSKPWAPLTRSNNGESPRES, encoded by the coding sequence ATGAATGAAATCCTGAGCTTCTGGGCGCAGTGGCTGCGCCCCTCGGCCGGGCTGCCTACGGTGCAATGGTCACTGCTGCTGGCAGTGGCCGCCATGGCGGGTTACCTCACACAACGCCACACCGGACTGCCCAAGGTGGTGGGCTATTCGCTGGTCGGCACTGTGGCCGGCCTGGCTGGCTTCAGCGGGGCCGTGTGGCCGCTGCAAGGCATTGGCCTGTTCTTGCTCGAACTCGGCATTGCCATCGTGTTGTTCGAGTGTGGCGGGCGCATCCCGTTGCGCTGGTTCCGCCACAACCCCATGGTGCTGGTGCAGAGCATCACCGAGTCAGTTCTGACCTACTTCGCCGTCTATTGGGTGCTGGTGTGGCTTCAGTTGCCACCCCAAGCTGCTGGCCCCCTGGCCCTGGTGGCGCTGGCCGCGTCACCCGCCGTACTGACACGCGTGGTGGCCGACACGCGGGCCGCCGGCCCCGTGACCGAACGCGCCATCGTGCTCACCACGCTGTCCACGCTGTATGCGCTCACCCTCGGCAGTGCCAAGGCCGAGCTCATCAACCGCCAGAGCGTCACGGTGCTCGAAACCGTGTACCCGGTGGTGGTGGTGCTGGGCGTCTCCATCGTGGTGGCGGCGGTGCTGGCCCTGGTGCTACGCATGGCCTTGCGCTTCATGAGCCCGACAAGCGAAAACACCTCCATGCTGTTCCTGGCCCTGGTGGCCGCGGGCACAGCCGTGGCCGCGCACATGGGTGGCTCCGCGCCGTTGGCGGCGCTGCTGGGCGGCATGCTGCTCAAGCAGCTCAACCCGCGTCCCTGGGCCTGGCCGCGCCAGCTCGGTAACGCATCGTCGCTGCTTACCATGCTGATGTTCGTGCTGGTCTCCACCGTGGCCGCACAGGCCGACTGGAGCGCTCCGGTGGCTGGCGTGGTGCTGGCCCTGATTGCTGTGCGCCTGCTGGCCAAGGCCATGGGCGTGGCGTTGGGCAATGTGGGCAGCGGCGCGAGCTGGAAGCAGGCGCTGTGGGTGGGCTGCGCGATGACGCCCATGTCCTCCATCGCCCTGCTGATCGCCTCGCAGTTCGTGCTGGCGTCACCCTCCACAGGCCACGTGATCGCCGGTGTGGCGTTGCCCGCCATCTTGCTGATGGAGGTGTTTGGCGCCGTCATTGCCACCGTGGCGATCTACCGTGCGGGCGAAAGCTCCAAACCCTGGGCGCCACTGACCCGCAGCAACAACGGAGAGTCCCCCCGTGAGTCTTGA
- the rpe gene encoding ribulose-phosphate 3-epimerase: protein MSRTYQIAPSILSADFARLGEEVRNVIAAGADWIHFDVMDNHYVPNLTFGPMVCQALKPHAKTPAGVAVPIDVHLMIQPVDALAAAFADAGADYISFHPDASGHVHRSIQAIRSKGVKPGLVFNPAEPLDVLDWVIDDIDLILIMSVNPGFGGQSFIDSALRKIEAVRKRIDASGKDIRLEVDGGIKADNIRRVADAGADTFVAGSAIFGKPDYKGVIDAMRVQLG from the coding sequence ATGAGCCGCACCTACCAAATCGCCCCCTCGATCCTTTCCGCCGACTTTGCCCGCCTGGGCGAAGAAGTGCGCAACGTCATTGCCGCTGGCGCCGACTGGATCCACTTCGACGTGATGGACAACCATTACGTGCCCAACCTCACGTTTGGCCCCATGGTCTGCCAGGCGCTCAAGCCGCATGCCAAAACGCCTGCGGGCGTGGCCGTGCCGATCGACGTGCACCTGATGATCCAGCCGGTGGACGCCCTGGCCGCCGCGTTTGCCGACGCTGGGGCGGACTACATCAGCTTCCACCCCGACGCCTCGGGCCATGTGCACCGCAGCATCCAGGCCATCCGTTCCAAGGGCGTCAAGCCCGGCCTGGTGTTCAACCCAGCCGAGCCGTTGGATGTGCTGGACTGGGTGATCGACGACATCGACCTCATCCTCATCATGAGCGTGAACCCCGGCTTTGGCGGCCAGAGTTTCATCGACTCGGCCCTGCGCAAGATCGAAGCCGTGCGCAAGCGCATCGACGCCTCGGGCAAGGACATCCGCCTGGAGGTGGACGGCGGCATCAAGGCCGACAACATTCGCCGTGTGGCTGACGCGGGCGCCGATACCTTTGTGGCGGGCAGCGCGATCTTTGGCAAGCCCGACTACAAGGGCGTGATCGACGCCATGCGCGTGCAGCTGGGATGA
- a CDS encoding type IV pilin protein: protein MDRNKGFTLIELMITVAVIGILAAIAYPSYQDQVRKSRRAEAQSVLMNIGTRQQQMLLDTRSYAATAASLSVTVPPQVTAYYAVSVSAPASTPPTFTATATPQGDQTKDKCGTLGVDNTGTKTALKSGSTQTGCW, encoded by the coding sequence ATGGATCGGAACAAGGGGTTTACCCTGATAGAGCTGATGATCACGGTGGCCGTCATTGGCATCTTGGCGGCCATTGCTTATCCGTCCTACCAGGATCAAGTGCGCAAATCACGTCGTGCAGAAGCGCAGTCGGTGCTCATGAATATCGGCACCCGTCAACAACAGATGTTGCTGGATACACGCAGCTATGCAGCAACGGCTGCATCTCTGAGCGTGACCGTCCCTCCCCAAGTCACCGCCTACTACGCCGTCAGCGTTTCTGCACCAGCCAGCACCCCTCCAACGTTCACGGCGACGGCCACTCCTCAGGGAGACCAGACAAAGGACAAATGTGGGACGCTGGGCGTTGACAACACTGGCACGAAGACTGCGTTGAAAAGCGGAAGCACCCAAACGGGCTGCTGGTAG
- a CDS encoding PilX N-terminal domain-containing pilus assembly protein produces the protein MKSPTTQSGATLVVALIFLVLMSLFAISAFNSSTGNLRIIGNTQARQEGLSAAQLAVEKTISSSTFYTNPDGVAASPVLVDMDGNGTTDYSATLSPRPQCTRAKPILAGDLPAAPKTPTAVDVYAPCRPSPKQGGTFIERDTPIAGIDPESCANSEWNVRAQVNDRQTQTKVAVNQGVAVVVFGNEVSSYCK, from the coding sequence ATGAAAAGTCCCACCACCCAAAGCGGCGCCACGTTGGTGGTGGCCCTCATTTTCCTTGTCCTGATGAGCCTGTTTGCCATCAGCGCCTTCAACAGCTCGACAGGGAACCTGCGAATCATTGGCAACACGCAGGCACGCCAAGAGGGGCTTTCTGCAGCGCAACTTGCTGTGGAAAAAACCATCAGCTCTTCAACCTTCTATACGAACCCTGACGGCGTGGCAGCCTCACCGGTCCTGGTCGACATGGACGGCAACGGCACGACGGACTATTCAGCAACGCTCTCGCCAAGGCCGCAATGCACCAGGGCCAAGCCCATTCTGGCGGGCGATCTTCCGGCGGCGCCAAAGACCCCCACCGCTGTCGATGTTTACGCCCCGTGCCGCCCATCACCCAAACAAGGGGGGACGTTCATCGAACGGGACACACCAATAGCAGGCATAGACCCTGAGAGCTGCGCCAACAGCGAATGGAACGTCAGGGCCCAGGTCAACGATCGTCAAACCCAGACCAAGGTCGCCGTCAATCAGGGCGTTGCCGTCGTCGTCTTCGGCAACGAAGTATCCAGTTACTGCAAGTAA
- a CDS encoding site-specific recombinase, which produces MSAAPKDLGSLLAALDPSADLAHRHLWLINLLDWVRGKRDSVPASVGRVQLFLDAVAARPDIQRRLQAWWFTLVDQVDVTTLLADFGFAPRTALVSEVAERLRTKLLPGSPETIDASELFMLALPSAFDAQWLAALEEAQLNRLVDLLAPADAGESAGGATRWHRALLDAITYCAGQILSTGFAPELRLRMSESAREAQPFHVLIRDVESLRVEVLHALRTPDRLNESAQRLRERLEACRAAAATVYAHFEENGISVGLVFRLRQLRERILRVRELLDCLLSPKPAVNAARLMAHLVMVGQERRSLRALLAANSSLLAAKVAERSAETGEHYITRTGAEYRSMLRKAAGGGALMAFTTLAKFGLYALALSAFWGGFMAGINYAVSFVLIQLLHFTVATKQPAMTAPAMAAKLKELGTGNAIEAFVDEITHLVRSQVAAVLGNVLVVAPAVLALAALIAWASGSPVLSKHQAEHVFESLHLLGPSLFFAAFTGVLLFASSIIAGWTENWFVLNRLDSAMHYNPRITQLLGTRRAARWARFLRENLSGFAANISLGFMLGLVPAFAAFFGLGLDVRHVTLSTGQMGAASAVLGLQVLQMPTFWWAMASLPFLGALNVSVSFYLAFSLALRAQSVSGVDRSRIYAAIRARLRTAPLSFFMPDRRTDTQAATGS; this is translated from the coding sequence TTGAGCGCCGCGCCCAAAGACCTGGGCAGCCTGCTCGCGGCGCTGGATCCCTCGGCGGATCTGGCCCACCGTCATCTGTGGCTCATCAACCTGCTGGACTGGGTGCGTGGCAAACGCGACTCGGTCCCGGCGTCCGTGGGACGGGTGCAACTTTTTCTCGATGCCGTGGCTGCGCGACCGGACATTCAACGGCGGCTTCAGGCCTGGTGGTTCACCCTGGTCGACCAGGTGGATGTCACCACGCTGCTCGCCGATTTCGGTTTTGCCCCCCGCACGGCACTGGTCAGCGAAGTCGCCGAGCGCCTGCGCACCAAGCTGCTGCCGGGCAGCCCTGAGACCATCGACGCTTCTGAGCTGTTCATGCTGGCGCTGCCCAGCGCCTTCGATGCCCAATGGCTGGCAGCGCTCGAAGAGGCCCAGCTCAACCGGCTGGTCGATCTGCTCGCACCGGCCGATGCGGGAGAAAGCGCTGGGGGTGCAACGCGCTGGCACCGGGCTTTGCTCGATGCCATCACGTACTGCGCCGGTCAGATCCTCTCGACCGGGTTCGCCCCCGAGCTGCGGCTGCGCATGAGCGAATCCGCCCGCGAGGCACAGCCGTTTCATGTGCTCATCCGCGATGTGGAGAGTCTGCGCGTCGAGGTGCTGCATGCGCTGCGCACCCCCGACCGCCTCAACGAGTCTGCCCAGCGCCTGCGCGAGCGCCTGGAGGCCTGCCGCGCGGCGGCAGCCACCGTGTATGCCCATTTTGAAGAGAACGGCATTTCGGTAGGGCTGGTGTTTCGACTGCGGCAACTGCGCGAACGCATCCTGCGCGTGCGCGAGCTGCTCGACTGCCTGCTGTCGCCCAAACCTGCCGTCAACGCAGCGCGCCTGATGGCACACTTGGTGATGGTGGGGCAAGAGCGGCGCAGCCTGCGGGCCCTGCTGGCCGCGAATTCCTCGCTGCTGGCAGCCAAGGTGGCCGAACGCAGCGCAGAAACCGGCGAGCACTACATCACCCGCACGGGAGCAGAGTACCGCTCCATGCTCCGCAAGGCCGCGGGCGGCGGCGCTCTGATGGCTTTCACCACCCTGGCCAAGTTCGGGCTCTACGCCCTGGCTCTCTCCGCATTCTGGGGAGGGTTCATGGCTGGCATCAACTATGCCGTCAGTTTCGTACTGATCCAGTTGCTGCATTTCACGGTGGCCACCAAACAGCCGGCCATGACGGCACCCGCCATGGCGGCCAAGCTCAAGGAGCTGGGCACCGGCAATGCCATCGAGGCGTTTGTGGACGAAATCACGCACCTGGTGCGCTCGCAGGTCGCCGCCGTGCTGGGCAACGTGCTGGTGGTAGCCCCTGCGGTCTTGGCACTGGCCGCGCTGATTGCCTGGGCCAGCGGTAGCCCCGTTCTCAGCAAACACCAGGCAGAGCATGTGTTCGAGTCCCTGCACCTGCTCGGGCCCTCGCTGTTCTTTGCCGCCTTCACCGGGGTTCTGCTGTTTGCATCCAGCATCATCGCGGGCTGGACGGAGAACTGGTTTGTGCTCAACCGCCTCGACTCGGCCATGCACTACAACCCGCGCATCACCCAGCTGCTGGGTACCCGGCGCGCAGCGCGCTGGGCACGTTTTCTGCGAGAAAACCTCTCGGGCTTTGCTGCCAACATCTCGCTCGGATTCATGCTGGGCCTGGTGCCCGCGTTTGCCGCCTTTTTTGGCCTGGGACTGGATGTGCGCCACGTCACGCTGTCCACGGGCCAGATGGGCGCGGCCAGCGCCGTGCTCGGGCTTCAAGTGCTGCAGATGCCCACGTTCTGGTGGGCCATGGCCTCGCTGCCCTTCCTGGGAGCATTGAATGTGTCGGTGAGTTTTTACCTGGCGTTCAGCCTCGCCCTGCGTGCGCAAAGCGTGAGCGGCGTGGACCGATCGCGCATCTATGCGGCGATCCGGGCCCGCTTGCGCACGGCGCCCCTGAGCTTTTTCATGCCCGACCGCCGGACAGACACCCAGGCAGCAACCGGCAGCTGA